A genomic segment from Canis lupus dingo isolate Sandy chromosome 23, ASM325472v2, whole genome shotgun sequence encodes:
- the CCNL1 gene encoding cyclin-L1 isoform X4, with translation MASGPHPTAAAAAAAAAAAAAAASAAPSAGGPSSGTAAATTPAAGGILIGDRLYSEVSLTIDHSLIPEERLSPTPSMQDGLDLPSETDLRILGCELIQAAGILLRLPQVAMATGQVLFHRFFYSKSFVKHSFEIVAMACINLASKIEEAPRRIRDVINVFHHLRQLRGKRTPSPLILDQNYINTKNQVIKAERRVLKELGFCVHVKHPHKIIVMYLQVLECERNQTLVQTAWVVHDGII, from the exons ATGGCGTCCGGGCCTCACCcgaccgccgccgccgccgccgccgccgcggccgccgccgccgccgccgcgtccgCCGCCCCGAGCGCGGGCGGCCCCAGCTCGGGGACGGCGGCCGCGACGACGCCCGCGGCGGGCGGGATCCTGATCGGCGACCGCCTGTACTCGGAGGTGTCGCTCACCATCGACCACTCGCTGATCCCGGAGGAGCGGCTGTCGCCGACGCCGTCCATGCAGGACGGGCTGGACCTGCCCAGCGAGACGGACCTGCGCATCCTGGGCTGCGAGCTCATCCAGGCGGCCGGCATCCTCCTCCGCCTGCCGCAG GTGGCGATGGCGACGGGGCAGGTGCTGTTCCACCGCTTCTTCTACTCCAAGTCCTTCGTCAAGCACAGTTTCGAG ATCGTCGCCATGGCCTGTATTAACCTTGCGTCGAAAATCGAAGAAGCCCCCAGAAGAATAAGAGATGTGATCAACGTGTTCCACCACCTCCGCCAGTTGAGAGGAAAAAG GACTCCAAGCCCCCTGATCCTTGATCAGAACTACATTAACACCAAAAATCAAGTTATCAAGGCAGAGAGGAGGGTGCTAAAGGAGTTGGGATTTTGTGTGCATGTCAAGCATCCCCATAAG ATCATTGTTATGTATTTACAAGTCTTAGAATGTGAACGTAATCAAACCCTGGTTCAAACTGCCTG GGTAGTCCATGATG
- the CCNL1 gene encoding cyclin-L1 isoform X5, translating into MASGPHPTAAAAAAAAAAAAAAASAAPSAGGPSSGTAAATTPAAGGILIGDRLYSEVSLTIDHSLIPEERLSPTPSMQDGLDLPSETDLRILGCELIQAAGILLRLPQVAMATGQVLFHRFFYSKSFVKHSFEIVAMACINLASKIEEAPRRIRDVINVFHHLRQLRGKRTPSPLILDQNYINTKNQVIKAERRVLKELGFCVHVKHPHKIIVMYLQVLECERNQTLVQTAW; encoded by the exons ATGGCGTCCGGGCCTCACCcgaccgccgccgccgccgccgccgccgcggccgccgccgccgccgccgcgtccgCCGCCCCGAGCGCGGGCGGCCCCAGCTCGGGGACGGCGGCCGCGACGACGCCCGCGGCGGGCGGGATCCTGATCGGCGACCGCCTGTACTCGGAGGTGTCGCTCACCATCGACCACTCGCTGATCCCGGAGGAGCGGCTGTCGCCGACGCCGTCCATGCAGGACGGGCTGGACCTGCCCAGCGAGACGGACCTGCGCATCCTGGGCTGCGAGCTCATCCAGGCGGCCGGCATCCTCCTCCGCCTGCCGCAG GTGGCGATGGCGACGGGGCAGGTGCTGTTCCACCGCTTCTTCTACTCCAAGTCCTTCGTCAAGCACAGTTTCGAG ATCGTCGCCATGGCCTGTATTAACCTTGCGTCGAAAATCGAAGAAGCCCCCAGAAGAATAAGAGATGTGATCAACGTGTTCCACCACCTCCGCCAGTTGAGAGGAAAAAG GACTCCAAGCCCCCTGATCCTTGATCAGAACTACATTAACACCAAAAATCAAGTTATCAAGGCAGAGAGGAGGGTGCTAAAGGAGTTGGGATTTTGTGTGCATGTCAAGCATCCCCATAAG ATCATTGTTATGTATTTACAAGTCTTAGAATGTGAACGTAATCAAACCCTGGTTCAAACTGCCTGGTAA
- the CCNL1 gene encoding cyclin-L1 isoform X3: MASGPHPTAAAAAAAAAAAAAAASAAPSAGGPSSGTAAATTPAAGGILIGDRLYSEVSLTIDHSLIPEERLSPTPSMQDGLDLPSETDLRILGCELIQAAGILLRLPQVAMATGQVLFHRFFYSKSFVKHSFEIVAMACINLASKIEEAPRRIRDVINVFHHLRQLRGKRTPSPLILDQNYINTKNQVIKAERRVLKELGFCVHVKHPHKIIVMYLQVLECERNQTLVQTAWVVHDGKS; this comes from the exons ATGGCGTCCGGGCCTCACCcgaccgccgccgccgccgccgccgccgcggccgccgccgccgccgccgcgtccgCCGCCCCGAGCGCGGGCGGCCCCAGCTCGGGGACGGCGGCCGCGACGACGCCCGCGGCGGGCGGGATCCTGATCGGCGACCGCCTGTACTCGGAGGTGTCGCTCACCATCGACCACTCGCTGATCCCGGAGGAGCGGCTGTCGCCGACGCCGTCCATGCAGGACGGGCTGGACCTGCCCAGCGAGACGGACCTGCGCATCCTGGGCTGCGAGCTCATCCAGGCGGCCGGCATCCTCCTCCGCCTGCCGCAG GTGGCGATGGCGACGGGGCAGGTGCTGTTCCACCGCTTCTTCTACTCCAAGTCCTTCGTCAAGCACAGTTTCGAG ATCGTCGCCATGGCCTGTATTAACCTTGCGTCGAAAATCGAAGAAGCCCCCAGAAGAATAAGAGATGTGATCAACGTGTTCCACCACCTCCGCCAGTTGAGAGGAAAAAG GACTCCAAGCCCCCTGATCCTTGATCAGAACTACATTAACACCAAAAATCAAGTTATCAAGGCAGAGAGGAGGGTGCTAAAGGAGTTGGGATTTTGTGTGCATGTCAAGCATCCCCATAAG ATCATTGTTATGTATTTACAAGTCTTAGAATGTGAACGTAATCAAACCCTGGTTCAAACTGCCTG GGTAGTCCATGATGGTAAGTCATAG